Below is a genomic region from Candidatus Margulisiibacteriota bacterium.
TTGGTTGGTCACATAGGTAATACTTTATTCTCCGGCGTTAGTAATTTTGATGATGTATACCAGGGTATAGTACTCCGGCACCACACTGAACGCTGCGGCTGCCGTGGACTTTATTGCCGTGCCTGTCCCTTTGTCCAAACCTGTTGACCTTTGCTTTTGTGCTTTTGGACAAAAATACCGCAATAAAAAAGCCGGTCGATCGACCGGCTTTTTATTTTTATCCTTTTTCCCCCCGAAAAAAGGATAAGCTAATGGTTTTGGTTTTTGAGCAGGGCTTCCAGCAGCCTGCGCTCGTCCACGCTGAGTTTTTGCTCAATGCGCCCCAGCAGTATTTCTTTTTGTTTCTCTTCGCGCTCCCGCGAACGTATCCATTCCTGCACCGCTTCGTCGGTGGCGTTCTGCATCGTGATCCCCAGCTTGGTCGCCAAAAATTTCAAACTCTGATGCAGCTCGTCGCTCACGTACAAAATCTTGCTCATAACCCGCCCGCTTTCCTTACTTAATCAAATAAGTAATTGTTTATTTGATTAAATATAACAAAAAATAATTTATATTACAATATAAAATCTTAAAATAATTATTTCTTATATATTTTATAATATTTCAGGATTTTGTCAAGCCTTAAATTCGTTTAATTTACCGAAAAAATATAGTCAAATAGGTGTTAATTATTATAGAATGCTTGTTAAGAATTGTTTTCGTATTATACGAATGTTATAATTTTCGCATGGTCAATCAAAAATTGCGGACGTTTTCCGAAATTTCCCAGATAATTATTTCCACGCTCAATACCCGTGAAATTTACAATAATATTGTGAAGCTTATCGCTGAAGCCGTGGGCGTTGACCGCGCGATTTTTTTTATTGACCAAAATGACACGCTGGTGTCGGTGGCCGTGCACGGCGCGCCGGCGCAGGGTGTGCTTGGCCGCGCCCTCGACAAAAACACTTCCGTTTTTGGGCGTTTGTACCGCGACGGCAGACCCAGGCTCCTGCGGGCGACACGCCAGACCGATCTGGTCAGGATGCTGGGCGCCGCGCAGTATTACACCGTGCCCGTGCAAACGCGCGACAAGACGCTGGGCATACTGGCAGTGGACAATGTGCCGTCGGGGCGGCCGCTGGCCGATCTTGACGAGGAATTGCTGGAGGCTCTGGCCGGGCAGCTGGCCGTGGCCATCGAAAACGCCGCCCGCGTGGCCGAGCTGGCGCGGCTCAATAGAGAGCTGGCCGCCAACACCATAATCTCGGACATTATGCATCAGATCAAAAATCCGCTGACCCCGCTCAAAATGTTCGCGCAGCTGGCGGAAATGTATCCGGACAAACAAAAATTTTGGGCGGAGCACGGCTCTGTTATCAAAGAGGAAATTCAAAATCTGGAAAACAATGTGCAGGCTATTTTGAGTTTTACCCGCCGCGCGGAATTTAAGATCCAGCCGCTGGATCTGGCGGATGTTGTGCAAAAAGTTTTGAGCTTGGTCAAAGTGCAGGCGCAGAACGCCGCGGTGCGGATAATCGTAAATATTGCCGGAGGCCTGCGGGTACTGGCCGACCTGCCGGCTTTTCAGCAGGC
It encodes:
- a CDS encoding GAF domain-containing protein — encoded protein: MVNQKLRTFSEISQIIISTLNTREIYNNIVKLIAEAVGVDRAIFFIDQNDTLVSVAVHGAPAQGVLGRALDKNTSVFGRLYRDGRPRLLRATRQTDLVRMLGAAQYYTVPVQTRDKTLGILAVDNVPSGRPLADLDEELLEALAGQLAVAIENAARVAELARLNRELAANTIISDIMHQIKNPLTPLKMFAQLAEMYPDKQKFWAEHGSVIKEEIQNLENNVQAILSFTRRAEFKIQPLDLADVVQKVLSLVKVQAQNAAVRIIVNIAGGLRVLADLPAFQQALLNLLLNAIEAMPPERKGKIEISARLAEDRAAAVITIRDNGCGVSKNNLKKIFTRRFTTKAKGNGLGLADVHRIIEEHKGSITVQSKLNKGTVFTIEMPSAAEKI